One genomic window of Nicotiana sylvestris chromosome 10, ASM39365v2, whole genome shotgun sequence includes the following:
- the LOC138879965 gene encoding uncharacterized protein: MNGAIEAANINIKKIQRKIVENHKQWHEKLPFALLGYRTIVRTSNGATPYMMVYSTEVVIPAEVEITSLRIIQEAELSDAEWIKCHYEQLAPIDGRRMNVVCHGQLYQTRMSISFNKRVMPIQFAPGQLMLKKIFPHQDEAKGKFSSNWQGPYMVHKVLTGGALIVAEMDGEVWPKPINSDALKRYYM; this comes from the coding sequence atgaatggagccatagaagccgccaacataaacatcaagaagatacaaAGGAAGatagtagaaaaccacaaacaatggcacgagaagttaccctttgctttgttgggataccgcactatagttcgcacatcaaatggggcaactccctacatgatGGTTTATAGTACCGaagttgtcatcccagccgaggtagaaattacttctttaaggatcatacaagaagccgaactcagtgatgcagaatggataaagtGCCACTATGAACAATTAGCCCCTATAGATGGAAGAAGGATGAACGTtgtatgtcatggtcaactttatcagactAGAATGTCCATatctttcaacaaaagagtcatgCCAATACAGTTTGCACCAGGACAGCTaatgctgaagaagatcttcccacatcaagatgaagccaaagggaaattctcttccaattggcaaggtccttacatggttcacaaggtgctaacaggaggagcactcatagtTGCAgagatggacggagaagtctggccaaaaccaatcaattcagatgcactCAAGAGATACTATATGTAG